The genome window CTTCGCCTTGTGCGGTAGGAAGTGGGAGCCTTACGCGTCCATTAATGGACACGAGCATCAAGACTCCCCGGCCCTGCTGGCGGGTGGCGTAGATTACCATGGTGCCGTTGGGCGCAACAGTGGCTGACTCATCAAGGTTGGTATCTGTAAGGATTTTTACGGTTCCACGCTGCAAATCCTGGGCCGCAACCCGGAAATTAGTGAAACCATCCTGACGGTGGATCATCACCAACGTCTTTTCATCAGCCGAAAGTTTAGGGTTGGCGTTGTAGTTACCAATAAAAGTAACGCGCTCCGCACCACCACCATTCACGTTCGCCTTATAGACCTGTGGCTTGCCGCCTCGGTCAGAGGTGAAGTAGATGGTCGAACCATCCTTGCCCCAGAACGGTTCGGTATTGATACCCGGACCGCTGGTTGCACGAGTGATCTGGCGCGTGGCCATGTTCATCACGTAGATGTCCGGGTTGCCGTCCTTGGACAGCACGAACGCGAGGCGCGAACCATCTGGCGACCACGCAGGTGCACCGTTGAGGCCTTCGAAGTTGGTGATCTGCTCACGACGACCAGTATCAATGTGCTGGACGAAGATACGCGGACGCTTCTGCTCGAAAGACACGTAGGCAATACGCTTGCCGTCCGGCGCGAAACGCGGCGACAGGATTGGCTCACGGGATTGCAGCAAGGTCACAGCGCGCGCACCGTCGTAGTCCGAACGCTGCAAGGTGTAGCGAGTGTTGTCCACGGAGAAACGCTCAGCCGTTACGTACAGCAGGCGCGTCGAGAAAGCACCCTTGATGCCGGTGAGCTTTTCAAACGACTGGTCCGAAATGTAGTGGGCCATGTCGCGGATCTGCTCGGCAGTGCCCGAGACGCTGCCGGTCAGGACCTGCTGCTCAGTCGCCACGTTGAACAACGTGTAGGTGATTTGCAGGCGACCGCCGGCCGGCGTGATGTTGCCGACCATCAGGTACTGCGCACCCACCGCTTTCCAGTCACGGAACACGACTTCGCTGGCCTGGTTTGGCTGGCTGATCATGTTGCCTTTTGGAATCGGCGCGTAGTAACCGGAGTTGCGCAGGTCGTCACTGACGATCTGGGCCATGTCGTCCGGCAGCACACTGCCGCCCTGCCAGCCGAACGGTACTACCGCGATCGGGGTGGCCCGATCGCTACCGCTGGTGACCAGGATGTTCTTTTCATCCGCCGCCGCTATCCCTGCCATACAGCAAATAACGACAAGCATTCCTCGAAGAAGGTTTCTCACAAGGCTAGATCCTCAGGTGTGAATGTCATCTTGAATGAACGATAGGGAGCGAAGTCGCTTGGTTTCATTCCCTGCATCTCGGTCAACCGGCCAATGTTCTTGACCGCGGCAACCGCCGAACTGTCGAACGAACCGTCACCACTGGACTTGGCCACGCTGACCGAAGTCACCGTACCGTCCGGCAACATGCCGATCTGCAGCACTACTGTCATGCCTTTGCGCGCCGAAGGTGGACGAGTCCAGCCTTCTGCTGCCCGCGCCCGAATCAGGTCATCGAAACTGCCCGCGACTTCATCACCACGCTCATCGGCCAAGGCTTGCTGACGCTGCGGCGTGTCGGAGAGCAAATCTGCCAAGGCCTGGGCCTTTTTCTCTTCGGCGGATTTGCGCGCTGCTTCCTGAGCCTTTTTCTTCTGGGCGTCGGCGGCAGCTTTCTTCTTCGCGTCGTCGGCGACTTTCTTCTTCGCCTCGTCTGCTTCAGCTTTTTTCTTGGCGTCTTCGGCGGCTTTTTTCTTCGCGTCTTCGACTATTTTCTTCTTGGCGTCTTCAGCGGCCTTTTTCTTGGCCTCTTCTTCGGCAGCCTTCTTGGCTTCTTCTTCAGATTTCTTCTTGGCTATATCAGCCAATTGTTTCTCTTCGGCCTTTTTCGCTTCGGCAGCTTTCTCGGCTTTCTTGGCTTCATCAGCCTTTTTCGCCTCGTCGGCCTTCTTGGCTTCATCAGCCTTTTTCGATTCCTCGGCCTTTTGAGCCGCCTCTTCTTTCTTTTGTTCCGCAGCCGCCTTCACCGCTTCCTGCTCGACCTTCTTCTGTTCCATCTGTTCGACTTCAGTCTGGCGTGCAGCCGACTTCTGGGCCTCACCTGCAATCTTCTGATTGGTCTGGGTGGTGGCCTGGCTTTTCGATTTCAGCTGATACAGGGTCGCCTGCACAATCGGCTTGGCTGGCGGCAGGTCCGGGGTCATGGCAAAGCTGACGAACAGCATGCCAAACACCAGGACGTGCAGGGCAATCGCCCAGACGCTAGGCCAGAAGAAGCTTTCCGAGGCGGACGGCTCTCGCTGTTGCTGCATCAGGGCGCCTCGGTAATCAAGCCAACGTTACCCACGCCGGCCTTCTGCAGCCCGCCCATGGCGCCCATGACAGAGCCGTAGTCGACCGATTTGTCGCCACGGATGAACACCTGGGTGTGCTTGCCGCCTTCGTTGCCGGAGCGAATGATCTTGGTCACAGCATCGGTCATCGCAGGCAAGGTGAGAGCCTTGTCTTGCTGCTTCTGCGTGTCGACTTCGCTGCCAAGGTTCCAGTAATAGGTCTTGTCAGCCTTGATCGAAATGGTCAGGACTTGAGTGTTGTTGTCTTGCGGCAAGGCTTCACTGGAAACCTTGGGCAAATCAACCTTCACGCCCTGGTTGAGCATCGGCGCGGTCACCATGAAGATAACCAGCAGCACCAGCATCACGTCGATGTAAGGCACTACGTTCATCTCGGCGACCGGCTTGCGCTTTTTGCGAGCTCGAGCGATTAAAGCCATTGGGAATTACCTGCTTATTCTTCGCTGGTGTGCACTTTACGGTGCAGGATCGCCTGGAACTCATCGGCGAAGGTGTAGTAACGGCCGATCAACGTTTCGCTGGTTGCAGCGAAGCGGTTGTAGGCGATTACTGCGGGGATAGCGGCAAACAGGCCGATCGCGGTAGCGATCAAGGCTTCGGCGATGCCCGGGGCCACGGTAGCCAGGGTCGCTTGCTGGGCCTGGGCCAGGCCACGGAAGGAGTTCATGATCCCCCACACGGTACCGAACAGGCCGATGTAAGGGCTGACGGAACCGACGGTGGCAAGGAACGGCAGGCTTTGCTCAAGCTTTTCTTCTTCGCGGGAAATGGCGACGCGCATGGCACGGGCCACCCCTTCCATGACCGCTTCCGGGTCAACGCCTGGCTGCTGGCGCAGACGTGAGAATTCCTTGAAGCCGGCGCGGAAGATCTGCTCGACGCCCGAATCCGGGTCCGGGTTGCTGCCAGCCTGGCGGTACAGCTTGGACAGGTCGATACCCGACCAGAAGCGCTCTTCAAAGCTCTCCAGGGCACGTCGACCGGCACGCAGCAGATTGCTGCGCTGAAAAATCATGACCCAAGAGGTAACCGATGCGGCTACCAGGGTCAGCATGACCAGTTGAACCACAACACTGGCATTGCTGACCAGGCTCCACATGGAGGAATGGTCGACGACGGTAGGTTCCACGCTAAATCTCCTGCTTTGATTGTTTACCCGCGCCGCTTACGTCGGCAAAGGCCGCACGTAGAGCTTCGGGAATGGCCCGGGGTTTCAAACTATTGGTGCGCACACAGGCCACCAGGAACTG of Pseudomonas azotoformans contains these proteins:
- the tolB gene encoding Tol-Pal system beta propeller repeat protein TolB; its protein translation is MLVVICCMAGIAAADEKNILVTSGSDRATPIAVVPFGWQGGSVLPDDMAQIVSDDLRNSGYYAPIPKGNMISQPNQASEVVFRDWKAVGAQYLMVGNITPAGGRLQITYTLFNVATEQQVLTGSVSGTAEQIRDMAHYISDQSFEKLTGIKGAFSTRLLYVTAERFSVDNTRYTLQRSDYDGARAVTLLQSREPILSPRFAPDGKRIAYVSFEQKRPRIFVQHIDTGRREQITNFEGLNGAPAWSPDGSRLAFVLSKDGNPDIYVMNMATRQITRATSGPGINTEPFWGKDGSTIYFTSDRGGKPQVYKANVNGGGAERVTFIGNYNANPKLSADEKTLVMIHRQDGFTNFRVAAQDLQRGTVKILTDTNLDESATVAPNGTMVIYATRQQGRGVLMLVSINGRVRLPLPTAQGEVREPSWSPYLN
- the tolA gene encoding cell envelope integrity protein TolA, translating into MQQQREPSASESFFWPSVWAIALHVLVFGMLFVSFAMTPDLPPAKPIVQATLYQLKSKSQATTQTNQKIAGEAQKSAARQTEVEQMEQKKVEQEAVKAAAEQKKEEAAQKAEESKKADEAKKADEAKKADEAKKAEKAAEAKKAEEKQLADIAKKKSEEEAKKAAEEEAKKKAAEDAKKKIVEDAKKKAAEDAKKKAEADEAKKKVADDAKKKAAADAQKKKAQEAARKSAEEKKAQALADLLSDTPQRQQALADERGDEVAGSFDDLIRARAAEGWTRPPSARKGMTVVLQIGMLPDGTVTSVSVAKSSGDGSFDSSAVAAVKNIGRLTEMQGMKPSDFAPYRSFKMTFTPEDLAL
- the tolR gene encoding protein TolR, with protein sequence MARARKKRKPVAEMNVVPYIDVMLVLLVIFMVTAPMLNQGVKVDLPKVSSEALPQDNNTQVLTISIKADKTYYWNLGSEVDTQKQQDKALTLPAMTDAVTKIIRSGNEGGKHTQVFIRGDKSVDYGSVMGAMGGLQKAGVGNVGLITEAP
- the tolQ gene encoding protein TolQ; its protein translation is MEPTVVDHSSMWSLVSNASVVVQLVMLTLVAASVTSWVMIFQRSNLLRAGRRALESFEERFWSGIDLSKLYRQAGSNPDPDSGVEQIFRAGFKEFSRLRQQPGVDPEAVMEGVARAMRVAISREEEKLEQSLPFLATVGSVSPYIGLFGTVWGIMNSFRGLAQAQQATLATVAPGIAEALIATAIGLFAAIPAVIAYNRFAATSETLIGRYYTFADEFQAILHRKVHTSEE